Genomic segment of Odontesthes bonariensis isolate fOdoBon6 chromosome 10, fOdoBon6.hap1, whole genome shotgun sequence:
AGTATCATTTGAAGCTGAAAACTGTAAAACATCTAACAAAAAGACCGAGCAATGAGGTCATTTATGGACTGAGATAGAGGGAAATCCCCATCAGTCTAGGTTTCCAAATGCTTCCCAGAAGTGGGAACTAAGATAATTGGAGTTGGTTAAACGTAGGAGGATGCTGAAAAAAAGATGCTGATGAGTACGAGCAAGCTAAAAAGACTTAAAATGAGGGATTTCTGGTCAACGtgctctctccgggtactcaggtttcctcccaccacccaaaaacatgcatgttaggttcattggtgactctaaaatttGTCCCTtgaagtgagtgtgagcatggatggttgtgtgtctcgtttgtctctgtgtggccctgtgatggactggcgacctgtccagggtttacccaatgacagctgggataggctccagccgaTGGTTAAAATGCAGTCCTACAAATAACAGCAGCCACTCAAAGTCACTGAACACACTGTGCTTTTAGGGTTTCACTATcttattgattgatttaaaCTTCAAAATAAACCTCTTGGTGGGCATATAAGCGCCATCGAGCTAAATTTAGTCACATTTAGTTTGTCTGGGTTGACAGCAGGTGTACAGCATGAAACAGTGTTAGCTCAGAAACAGGAGTCAACCAACAGTTACAGATATTCCGTTGTTTGGGAACATTTTAACTTTACCTGTGGGCCATTACAAAGTTGCAATCTTCCCCACTGAATGGGTAAAGGTGTTATGAACGCTATATCACATAACTATGTGTATGAAATCGATTTAGTCGCTCGCGCCGTGCGGTGAACTGATCTTTGACataagcccaattcgcacgggataagtattacctatggaccccccgtaattcggaataattgcggagaatgtctgagttcttagtcctgtgcgaatgcgccatgtccgtgatttgtggggtaataattccgccgcgaattacctactgtatttcggagaaacacagacgtcctgtggtagcctaatttaagtcccgtctgaacgcacacctgtgtgttcaacctatgtgtacaaccaggtacaacggggcaaaacaggaagttacgacaattacggaatatccgctcatgatgtctgtgatttcagtaaattacagacttttgcttgtcccgtccgaatgcgccacaaaaaattacagaggtgcgggggtagttgcgaattaccagtgatccataggtaatacttatcccgtgcgaattgggctatAGACGCACCACGTAAGGCACCACGTCAGCCAATAGGGAAGAGACTCATTGACTGTACGTTTTACGTAGGCTTGTGCTAGCCAGGAAGTAGCTTTGCTAACAAGAGAGAAGATGGATTCTCCAATACTGGTAATGTTAGCGGATGCATTTACTTGTTACAACAGAACGTCATTAAAGTGTATAATTGGTTCATTTAATTACTTATTGAGGATTATCTCCCTCGAAACGCGGCGACATATGGATACTTACCTTTCTATCGAGTTAACTTGACGGGGCTAAGTAACGTTAGCTTACCAGTTAGCATAAAGCCAGCCTCGTATATGCGTTTGTTGATGATGTGGAAGTGTCATGTCCTCCTTACGAGCTGACAAATGTTaggtttttcattttaaacacaattttaataaaaaatgtgGATTCATTTGGTTTGTCTTCAGCTAACGTGAGGGTCCACACAGCCGCCCAGTCATAGTTGGTTTTGGTTAGCTCAGTTTTCGTCTGAGACATATGTTTACCACTTATTACTGTGTAGGTTATGGTAATGCAGTGTATTGCTGTCCTCACAGGAACCATCCTTGTACACCGTCAAAGCGGTTCTGATTCTGGATAACGATGGAGACAGGCTTTATGCCAAGGTATGATTGTGGCACCTTGtctttattaatttattcagagggaaaaaaatgtttgataCTTTTCAGAACTACTCCCTTTCATCAAAGAGGATACTTAACTGCATCACTTTAATGATTAAAATGGTCACGTGTTTTTAAAGTGAGAACCAGCCCGTGAAAAATAAAGTGACATAACcataataaataatgaaatgaCCCCACCAATAACCCACACCAATATACAGGCCATCAATGCCCCGTATGACGTGCCGTATTTTTTATCTCGAACATGGGCCCTGCAGTGTTACCATGGTTAAGATTCCTACACGTGACAAAACAAGTAAAAGAGTACACCTACAGATGTTTAGCTCACCTtgattttgttcttttcttttcttttttttcaaggatAACTTGATTTGACCCATTCTAAATTACAAATTTGTTCTGTTGGATTTTAAAGTAGGTTTCTTTACGTAGGTTGCATTTTATTTACTAAAatgcgtgagtgtgtgtttttttaaagaattaataATAATTCTATAATTACTTCTTTATTactctctttttttgcctaaacATAAACATGTCATGCACGAAAACCCTTGACTAGAAAAACATGGTCTTGCACGTGGAATGCAGATGTTAAAGTTGATGTTTAAAGATGTTTAGTTGCAGCCCCAATTTTTATATCTACAGTGCAAATTTTGACATTTGATtttcaaaatgatttaaaaaatacaaagaTTGCATAATGTTGTTTATTATATAATTCATCACATTACTAATTACAAAATGATGCGGAATTTTAATTGATCAACAGACCAGGATTGAATGTGAATTGAATGGATACCTTTGATTGAATGTCGTgttgcttaaagctgcagtctgcaactctttttcaagcataatgccgggaactgtccggggattctgaaagtagtacattaaataccccaatacaaaaaaaaaaatgttctctaggtcccctatttgtcccgctaggtccctccaaagccagcaggtttgtttacaaaattgcagaccggaccagtaaaaggtaaccaatcaggttacgagctgggctctgctgcctgtcaatcaccaattgtgcacgcgcgatacaaggtaggctcgtccccacgcttatttatctagactattgaacttcattacggcttgtctacttactgtgtcttccatgatcaggtgagttgatgaatgaggagtcgtgtaagcgcatctggcgtgcacgtctacgtgcacgagttctcatgtgttttgaaggggcgggacaggaagttgaataactttttatttttcggttaaaaaataagcatttcttgcattttgcgactacggaggacACCGTTTTCAatttcaagcgttctgatagatcatgtaaactcttaaaatgccaaaaagtaggactttacgtatgacaacaacaaatcctgcagactgcagctttaatagtcgtattattattgttgaacCTCTTCCTGTAACGAGCTCAAAGTAATGCTGCATCTATCGTAAGAACAAACTGGCTTCGGCATGAGTGTCACCGACAAACTGGGAGAGTTGAAAAGTATTGAGACGGTGACCAGttccctctttctttttttcacggGGTGCAGTTGGCGTATCACCAACCGTATCCTTTGATGaatttcaaatttattttttttaagtgtcaTGTGGGCTGTAGATTTAGATTTCAAATGATCATCTCTTTAATTTTGCTGTCTCTACAGTATTATGACGACACGTACCCGACGGTGAAAGAGCAGAAGGCATTTGAGAAAAACATATTCAACAAGACGCACAGAACAGACAGTAAGTAATGCTAGTCGTACTAAATACATCTGCTTTGGCTTAGTAAATGTCCAGATAACTTTTATATAACTTCTATATAAATaacttattgttttttttttgtattgaatTCTTTTATTCCTTTGCTATGTCCCTTTAGGTGAGATTGCATTGCTGGAGGGCCTCACGGTTGTCTACAAGAGCAATATAGACCTCTTCTTCTATGTGATTGGAAGTTCACATGAAAATGAGGTGAGCCATTACTTTTCAATTACTCTTCACCCATATAATGGTTTCAAGCCATCAGCCAGACTTAGGAAAAATGTCATTACTGTGGTGACGCACAGTGCATTTGGCCATAGAAGTAAAAGCAGCATTGCAAATACTTTTGCATCTGTTTTTCATGTTGGTTGGAAAAAAGAAGTAGAAATAGCACAATGGGTTCATTAGTGATGGTTGTGTTCTGATATGTTCTTTTATTTTCAACAGCTTATGCTCATGGCTGTTCTCAATTGCCTTTTTGATTCCCTAAGTCAGATGttgaggtatgtttttttttttttagatatttaaaAGACTTCAATCATTTGGagggcaaaaaaataaaagctgatGTTTGGAATATTGAGCTTGAGACTGAAGAGTGCTTATTCTTAACACTGCAGAAAAAATGTCGAAAGGAGGGCTTTGTTGGAGAATATGGAGGGGCTCTTCTTGGCTGTGGATGAAATTGTAGATGGAGGGTAAGTATACATTTATCATCATGAAACTTCTCATGCCAAGTTATCTTTTCCCTTGAAATGACTAATTGTGAATGGGACTTTTTGCATTGCCTACAGGGTGATTTTAGAGAGTGACCCACAGCAAGTCGTACATCGTGTGGCCCTTAGAGTAAGCTCCTCTTGTCTGAAATATTCAGAAACGTTTACTGCTGGTCGTGTGAGCTGTGAATATAACCGACTTGTTCTTGCAGGGGGATGATGTACCTCTGACGGAGCAGACAGTCACCcaggtgagagaaaaaaaaacacaccttgaTCCTCTCTCTACTATAAAGTTTAAAAGATCCATTAGTTTATTGACTGTTGAAAGTCATTACTTCAGAGCCGGAAAACACAAGGGCATCGTCATTGCGTCACCCTCCTCTCCTACTTTGTCACTCGCCTCCAAGCTGTCATATTTGGCATCGTCTTAAATGCACGACAGTGTGCGTGATTACTAATTATTCAGTGGTAAGGTGGTAGGTAGCCAGTGGTTTCAGCTTGAATGTGTgctcatctgtgtgtgtgtgtgtgtgtgtttgagctcTTCTTGATTAATGTTGTCATTTAAGAGGTCTGAGACTGGCTACCGCCATTCCTCCTCTGGCCATGATTAATGGCTGTCCTCATGCTTTATGGTTATGATTCAGCTTTCATTCAATGAATTAGGATGATTAATTAGACCTTGGATATATCTCCTCATTTTTATCACTTGGTCAGCATTTTTTGAGTATTTTACCAACtatttgtaacttttttttgtcttttcaacaCTTTGCCCTCAACACTGCTTTTTACATCTATTCTTGTAAGGGTTTGCCTCGTGTTGTAGCCACGTCTTCACTGTCCACCACAGTTAAACATTTGTTGCAGTGATCTGCCTGGacaaaactgtttttcttgcacagGTTCTTCAGTCTGCCAAAGAACAGATCAAGTGGTCACTTCTTCGATAGTCACGCCTGCGCCGGTCTACCAGCGAGCTGCTGTTCAAGCACAGTCCACACGACATCACGTCATTTTACGCCCTCTGCAACTTCAACTTCTTCAGTCCAAGCTGCGAGGAGTACATAAGACATATGACTGATCCAGTCACACTCGAGGGCTTCTGCTTGACAAAGTTTAATTTTTCACAATTTGCTCTCTCCAGTCTCGCATTGTACgatcaaaatgaaaataagataTGGTGTACATTCCAGCAgcgggttttgtttttgttcatttccTTTTCCTCCGAAGACACGAGGCTTTTTATTAAAACAGAGTATTTGTCTACAGATATGAAACACTGATTAACACCATCACAGTCTGCGACAACATTCCTTGTATCTCCAATAACAACAATTGTTGCTGTATTTAGAGCAGTACTCTCTTCCATATTTCTGTAGAAACAATAAAGCTACTTCCAATTTACATGAATATTGTTATTAAACCTTGAATAACCAGCACTGCAGTCATGTGGGCTTTGATGTTTTTCACGGGATTTTGTCATAGGAAATGTTCAAGACATTCTggtgcttctaactttctctgtgggaagtTGTCATGCACGTCCACATTCACCCCACAGacgtctttaagttacttgaatggttaTTTTGTTGATGATGCCGCGGTTGTCAAATCAGGATTTAATTAGAGCGGCgcaacagtctggaaatgcttttagCAACTGAGAGTTGACACCTCGTCccaatgggctgattttcaatcATAATTTCGGACACGTTTAGCTGTGTGACTAAAGAAGCTGAATAATATGAATGAGCGCAGCTTCACGGGGCATTTGGCTGTGTAAATACACACAAATGCTTAAACTTTGGAGCGTGCGCAGCGCGCTACGGCTAATTTGAGACATAATTGAGCTAATGTTTGCATGCGTAAATCGAATCTAAATCATACAATATGTGTGTGTTAATCTGATTCTGAGAAGCTTGATTTTAGTCAAACTGACCCGTTTACTTGCATTTCAAAGGCCCGGGTTTTGTACAGTGGAGGCTTGCGATCACATATGGCATTAGGACGACTTTACTACATTTTTGTATCCTATGTATAAGAGTCTGTTACTCATAGATGTGACTTGTAGACTTCAGCAGTAGACTGATACTCAAGTGCAAGGGCTCCATCTCCTGGTGTTGATGAGAAAATACAAAGCAAGAGTTCATACTCTGGGGTGGGAAGGAGTCTGAACTGAACTATAGCTGACATGGTACTGAGTTCTGTGACATGGCAATTAGTTTAATTGAGATATGTTGTATTCATGTCTTCCTTTTGAGCTCCCCCATAGGCATTATGAATTGAATGCTTTCATGTATGCGCCACAATTGTCACACAGCAACCTCATGCGGTCGTTTCGGTACAAATGGGAAATGCACTTCAAA
This window contains:
- the copz1 gene encoding coatomer subunit zeta-1 translates to MDSPILEPSLYTVKAVLILDNDGDRLYAKYYDDTYPTVKEQKAFEKNIFNKTHRTDSEIALLEGLTVVYKSNIDLFFYVIGSSHENELMLMAVLNCLFDSLSQMLRKNVERRALLENMEGLFLAVDEIVDGGVILESDPQQVVHRVALRGDDVPLTEQTVTQVLQSAKEQIKWSLLR